The nucleotide window CCGAGGCTCGCCCCGGCGGCGCCGACCTCGCCCACCAGGCGCAGCACCGCGGGGTGCCATGGGTCCTGGAAGCTCGCGACGCTGCCGAGCATCCGGTCGGCCGCGAGGGTGTACTGGGTGAGGTCGTTGGTGCCGATCGACGCGAAGTCGGCGTGCGCCAGGATGTGGGGGGCCAGCAGTGCCGCGCTCGGCACCTCGACCATGACCCCGGCGGTCTTGAGCCCCAGTTCGTGGGCGAGGGTGGTGAAGTATTGGGTCTCTTCCACCGTGGATACCATCGGCGCCATCACCCAGAGGTCGGCCTCGGTGGCCTCGTCGGCTTCGGCGAGCGCGGTGAGCTGCTCGCGCAGGATGTCCTCGCTGGCCCGGAGGGCGCGCAGGCCGCGAAGGCCCAGCGCGGGGTTCTCCTCGTCGGCGTCGTTGAGGAAGGCGAGGGGTTTGTCCGCGCCGGCGTCGAGTGCCCGCACGACGACCTTCTGGCTGGGGAACGCGCGCAGCATCCGCTCGTATTCGTCACGCTGCTGCGTCACCGTGGGGGCGGAGGTGGAGTCGAGGAACAGGAATTCGGTGCGGAACAGGCCCACACCTTCGGCGCCGAGGGCGACGGCCTTGGCCGCGCCATCCGCTGAGCCGAGGTTGGCCAGCAGCGGCACGCTGGTGCCGTCGGCGAGCCGGCCAGGACCGACGGGTGTGAGGTCGCGGGCGGCGCGGGCGGCGATGCGTGCCCTGGCTTCGGCGAGCTGGTGCTCGGTGGGAGCCAGGAGCACGATGCCGTTGGCGGCGTCGATGATGACCTCGTCGCCGTCGGCGAGCTGTTCTGCGGCGTGGGTGCCGACGATCGCGATGATCGACTTCTCCCGGGCCAGGATGGCGGTGTGCGAGGTGGGGCCGCCGTCGATGGTGATCAGGCCGAGCACCTTGTCGAGGTTGAGCAGGGCGGTGTCGGCGGGGGCCAGGTCGCGGGCGACGAGCACGAACGGCTCAGCGGGGTCTGGCACTCCGGGCGTGGGCAAGCCGCCCAGGTCGGAGACGACGCGCTGGGCGACGTCGTCGAGGTCCGCGGCACGCTCGCCGAGGTATCCGCCCAGGACCAGCAGCTGGTCGCGGAACGCGGCGAAGGCTTCGAACACGGCGCGCTCGGCGGTCAGGTGCTTGTGCAGGCGGGCGGTGATCTCCTCCACGAGGGTCGGGTCCTCGGCCATCATGGCCTGGGCCTCGAGCACCTCCTGGGCGGTGCCGCCGGCGCGTTCGCCCCTGGCTTCGAGGTCTTCGGCCACGGCGTGCATCGACGCGGTCGCCCGGGCCAGTTCGGCCTCCGGGTCGAGTGCGCTGCGGGTGGCGGCGGGTTCGGGCAGCGGCTCGGGCATGCGCAGCACGCGGCCGATGGCCACGCCCTGGCCGACGCCGATTCCCTGCAGTTCAATCATGTGCGCGGCCCGCTCAGGCGTCGTGGTCGGTGAGGAGGAGCCCGGCGAGCTCGTCGAGCACGACGTCGGCGTTGTCGGCGTCGGTCGAGAGCGTGACGCTGTCACCGTGGTTGATGCCCAGCGAGATGACGCCGAGGATGCTGGCGGCGTTGACCGGCTTGCCGTCGCCCTTCTGCAGGGTGACGGGGGCGCCGGCGGCGGCGGCGGCCTTCGTGAACAGTTTCGCGGGGCGGGCGTGCAACCCGTGGGTCGATCCGATCTGTACGGTGCGTTCGGCCATTTGTCGCGCCATGCCTTTCCAACGTGCGGGATTGTCACCGGGGCCTCAGTCGAGGTCCCGGCTTCGTGCGGGCGGCCGGCAGTTGCCGGCACAAACAATCGGGGGTAACGGTGCGAGCGTTGGGGTCAGACCCACGAACGTTCGTGTTCGGCATCCACGGCCAGGTCGAGTGCCAGGTCGCCGTCACGTGCCGCGAACACCGATTTCGGCAGCAGGGCCACGCCAACGCCCCGCTTTTTCGCCTGAGCGCTGATGCGTTCGAAACGGGGGGCGAGGTGAGGACCGATCAGGAGAACGTCGATGGTGTCGAGCGAGGCTGGGAGGTCGGACTCGCTGCCGGCGACGACAGTGAGGGTGAGTCCACGTTCCTTGCCGGTGACACGCAGCCGGTGCGCAACAAACGCGCTGGACGCTCCGGCACCACAA belongs to Cryobacterium sp. SO2 and includes:
- the ptsP gene encoding phosphoenolpyruvate--protein phosphotransferase, translating into MIELQGIGVGQGVAIGRVLRMPEPLPEPAATRSALDPEAELARATASMHAVAEDLEARGERAGGTAQEVLEAQAMMAEDPTLVEEITARLHKHLTAERAVFEAFAAFRDQLLVLGGYLGERAADLDDVAQRVVSDLGGLPTPGVPDPAEPFVLVARDLAPADTALLNLDKVLGLITIDGGPTSHTAILAREKSIIAIVGTHAAEQLADGDEVIIDAANGIVLLAPTEHQLAEARARIAARAARDLTPVGPGRLADGTSVPLLANLGSADGAAKAVALGAEGVGLFRTEFLFLDSTSAPTVTQQRDEYERMLRAFPSQKVVVRALDAGADKPLAFLNDADEENPALGLRGLRALRASEDILREQLTALAEADEATEADLWVMAPMVSTVEETQYFTTLAHELGLKTAGVMVEVPSAALLAPHILAHADFASIGTNDLTQYTLAADRMLGSVASFQDPWHPAVLRLVGEVGAAGASLGKPVGVCGEAAADPLLAVVLVGLGATTLSMSASALADVRASLADFTLEQARHLAAAALSADGAASARAAATAIAHSFTSTTDSTAPTVLTTPERGIQK
- a CDS encoding HPr family phosphocarrier protein gives rise to the protein MAERTVQIGSTHGLHARPAKLFTKAAAAAGAPVTLQKGDGKPVNAASILGVISLGINHGDSVTLSTDADNADVVLDELAGLLLTDHDA